A window of the Cicer arietinum cultivar CDC Frontier isolate Library 1 chromosome 6, Cicar.CDCFrontier_v2.0, whole genome shotgun sequence genome harbors these coding sequences:
- the LOC101507997 gene encoding protein CASP, producing the protein MESPQGGSERDKTNSPISVVSAFWKDFDLEKEKSVLDEQGLRIAENQENSQKNRRKLAESTRNFKKASPEDKLSLFNTLLKGYQEEVDNLTKRAKFGENAFLNIYQKLYEAPDPYPALASVAEQDIKLSEVESENRKMKVELEEFRTEATHLKNQQATIRRLEERSRQLEQQMEEKVKEIVEIKHRNLAEENQKTLEILKEREQLLQDQLQSAKESVSNMKKLHEFAQNQLFELRAQSEEERAAKQAEASLLMDEVERAQTMLLGLEREKGALRSQLQTANEDSETKKSDNVDSNSALENSLIAKEKLISELNMELHNIETTLSNEREEHINDVKKFTAMLNEKEASIVAMKKELQARPTEKIVDDLRKKVKILQAVGYNSIEAEDWEVATSGEEMSKMESLLLDKNRKMEHELTQLKVKLSEKTSSLEKAEQKVAELSAKVNEQKKLIQKLEDDISKGYSSNSKDHKGTFLDDWDLSETNRSEVSEHQNVDQQRLALDQDQSSMLKVICSQRDRFRTRLRETEEEIRQLKEKIGVLTNELEKTKADNVKLYGKIRYVQDYNVEKVVSRGSKKYAEDLESGFASDVESKYKKIYEEDINPFAAFSKKEKDQRYKELGFRDRITLSSGRFLLGNKYARAFAFFYTIGLHILVFTCLYRMSALSYLSHGSEETLIGERNIDLPRGL; encoded by the exons ATGGAGTCTCCGCAAGGTGGATCCGAGAGAGACAAAACCAACTCTCCGATCTCCGTCGTCTCCGCCTTCTGGAAAG ATTTTGACTTAGAGAAGGAGAAATCCGTGTTAGATGAGCAAGGGCTTCGAATTGCAGAAAACCAGGAAAATAGTCAGAAAAATAGGCGGAAGCTTGCAGAGAGCACTAGAA ATTTCAAGAAAGCTTCGCCTGAGGATAAgttaagtttgtttaatacattgCTTAAGGGGTACCAGGAAGAAGTTGATAATCTTACGAAGAGAGCAAAGTTTGGAGAAAATGCTTTCCTTAACATCTATCAAAAGCTGTACGAAGCCCCAGATCCTTATCCAGCTCTTGCCTCAGTTGCT GAGCAAGATATCAAGCTGTCTGAGGTAGAATCTGAGAACCGGAAAATGAAAGTCGAGCTTGAGGAATTTAGAACAGAGGCAACTCACTTGAAGAATCAGCAGGCCACAATAAGACGACTTGAAGAGAGAAGTAGGCAGTTAGAGCAACAG ATGGAAGAGAAAGTAAAAGAAATTGTGGAGATTAAGCATCGCAATTTGGCAGAGGAGAACCAGAAAACAttagaaatattaaaagaaag GGAACAATTACTACAGGACCAGCTGCAGAGTGCTAAAGAAAGTGTTTCCAATATGAAGAAATTACACGAATTTGCACAAAACCAGTTGTTTGAACTCCGTGCTCAGTCGG AGGAAGAGAGGGCTGCTAAGCAAGCAGAGGCTAGTCTGCTGATGGATGAAGTTGAACGAGCACAAACAATGCTACTTGGTTTGGAGAGAGAGAAG GGAGCTCTCCGATCTCAGTTACAAACAGCAAATGAAGATTCTGAAACTAAGAAGAG TGATAATGTAGACTCAAATAGTGCACTTGAGAATTCTTTAATTGCCAAAGAAAAGTTAATCTCTGAGTTGAACATGGAGCTACACAATATTGAAACAACATTATCAAACGAACGTGAAGAACACATTAATGATGTGAAGAAATTTACTGCAATGCTCAATGAAAAG GAGGCTTCTATTGTGGCAATGAAGAAAGAGCTTCAGGCAAGGCCAACAGAAAAAATAGTTGATGATTTGCGTAAGAAAGTAAAAATTTTGCAG GCAGTGGGTTATAATTCTATTGAGGCTGAAGACTGGGAAGTGGCTACAAGTGGGGAGGAGATGAGCAAGATGGAATCTCTTCTTCTTGATAAGAATCGAAAAATGGAACATGAGCTAACACAGTTGAAG GTCAAACTTTCTGAAAAAACATCTTCACTCGAAAAAGCAGAACAGAAGGTAGCAGAACTTTCAGCTAAGGTTAACGAACAAAAAAAACTGATACAAAAGTTGGAAGATGATATATCAAAG GGATATAGTTCCAATTCCAAAGATCATAAAGGAACTTTCCTTGATGACTGGGATCTATCAGAGACAAACCGGAGTGAGGTGTCTGAG CATCAGAATGTGGATCAACAAAGGCTTGCATTAGATCAAGATCAAAGCTCAATGCTTAAAGTAATATGTAGTCAGAGAGATCGATTTAGGACACGCTTGAGAGAGACAGAAGAG GAAATAAGGCAATTGAAGGAAAAGATTggggttttaacaaatgaaCTGGAAAAGACCAAAGCTGATAATGTTAAACTATATGGGAAGATTCGTTATGTCCAAGACTACAATGTTGAGAAAGTGGTTTCCAGGGGTTCTAAAAAG TATGCAGAAGATCTTGAAAGTGGTTTCGCATCAGATGTTGAATCTAAATACAAAAAGATATATGAGGAAGATATAAATCCTTTTGCCGCATTCTCAAAAAAG GAAAAAGATCAAAGATACAAGGAGTTGGGATTCAGGGACAGAATCACACTCAGCAGTGGACGATTTCTTCTCGGTAACAA ATATGCCCGAGCATTTGCATTCTTTTATACAATCGGGTTGcatattttggtctttacttgtCTCTATCGAATGTCAGCTTTGAGTTACCTTAG